The following are from one region of the Onthophagus taurus isolate NC unplaced genomic scaffold, IU_Otau_3.0 ScKx7SY_15, whole genome shotgun sequence genome:
- the LOC111422046 gene encoding tubulin beta chain-like, producing MREIVHMQAGQCGNNIGAKFWEVISDEHGIDPTGTYHGDSDLQLERINVYFNEATGGKYVPRAVLVDLEPGTMDSVRSGPFGQIFRPDNFVFGQSGAGNNWAKGHYTEGAELVDSVLDVVRKEAEGCDCMQGFQLTHSLGGGTGSGLGTLLISKIREEYPDRIMATFSIVPSPKVSDVVVEPYNATLSVHQLVENTDESFCIDNEALYDICFRTLKLTTPTYGDLNHLVSATLSGVTTCLRFPGQLNSDLRKLAVNMIPFPRLHFFIPGFAPLTSRGSQQYRALTVPELVLQMFDAKNMMAACDPRHGRYLTVAAIFRGRMSTKEVDEQMLNIQNKNSSYFVEWIPNNVKTAVCDIPPRGLKMSSTFIGNSTCIQELFKRVSEQFTAMFRRKAFLHWYTGEGMDEMEFTEAESNMNDLVSEYQQYQDATAEEEGEVDEEEEGEEG from the exons ATGAGAGAAATCGTGCATATGCAAGCTGGCCAATGCGGAAATAACATTGGAGCTAAG TTCTGGGAGGTAATTTCCGACGAGCACGGTATTGACCCCACCGGAACTTACCATGGCGATTCCGATCTCCAATTGGAGCGCATTAACGTCTACTTTAACGAAGCGACCGGAGGCAAATATGTCCCTCGCGCGGTTTTGGTCGACTTAGAACCCGGAACGATGGATTCGGTACGATCCGGTCCATTCGGCCAAATTTTTAGGCCGGACAATTTCGTTTTTGGGCAAAGCGGCGCCGGAAATAACTGGGCGAAAGGACATTATACGGAAGGCGCCGAATTGGTCGATTCCGTTTTGGACGTTGTAAGGAAGGAAGCTGAGGGATGCGATTGCATGCAAGGTTTTCAATTAACGCACAGTTTAGGTGGTGGAACTGGTTCTGGTTTGGGAACGCTGTTAATTTCGAAAATTCGCGAAGAATATCCGGATAGAATTATGGCCACTTTTTCGATTGTGCCATCGCCGAAGGTATCGGATGTCGTGGTTGAGCCTTATAACGCTACGTTATCCGTACATCAACTGGTCGAAAACACGGATGAGTCTTTTTGTATCGATAATGAGGCTTTGTATGACATCTGTTTCCGTACTTTAAAATTGACGACTCCTACGTACGGGGATTTGAATCATTTGGTGTCGGCTACCTTGTCGGGGGTGACTACTTGCTTGAGATTTCCGGGGCAATTGAACTCCGATTTAAGAAAACTAGCCGTCAATATGATCCCGTTTCCTCGCCTTCACTTCTTCATCCCTGGATTTGCTCCATTAACATCGCGAGGAAGCCAACAATATCGCGCGTTAACCGTCCCTGAGTTAGTACTCCAAATGTTTGATGCCAAAAATATGATGGCTGCGTGCGATCCTCGTCATGGACGATACCTAACTGTTGCTGCCATTTTTCGGGGGAGAATGTCCACGAAGGAAGTTGACGAGCAGATGCTTAAcatccaaaataaaaatagctcCTATTTCGTGGAGTGGATCCCCAATAACGTTAAAACGGCAGTTTGCGATATCCCCCCAAGAGGGTTAAAGATGTCTTCGACTTTCATTGGGAACTCGACTTGTATCCAAGAATTATTTAAACGCGTCTCCGAGCAATTTACGGCTATGTTTCGGAGGAAGGCTTTCCTTCATTGGTACACAGGCGAAGGAATGGACGAAATGGAATTTACAGAGGCTGAATCGAACATGAACGATTTAGTATCTGAGTATCAACAGTACCAAGACGCAACCGCCGAAGAAGAAGGGGAGGTTGACGAAGAGGAAGAAGGAGAGGAAGGATAA
- the LOC111422044 gene encoding putative ankyrin repeat protein RF_0381 isoform X1 translates to MSESNNGKDTIKEDSNIELIRLLNENGVKINAEDLLEEETPLHYAAKHSNIEMGSLLIKSGVDVNVKDKNDATPLHHAAQCANIEFVQLLIENGAEINAKNKNLETPLHSAAIYEKFETGCFLIKKGADVNAGNIYKYTPLHLSTSIPNLELSRFLITNGADVNAINDFKFTPLHFAAVSKNLELGLILLKKGVDVNAKEDYGKTPFLIASNEFKNFEFARFLFENGADINIKSDDGKTALHCAARTKNLKLAQLLVENGLDVNAKSNKGRTPLYYAILNCRFIDEKMEMCKFLAKNGAVL, encoded by the exons ATGAGTGAAAGTAACAACGGTAAAGATACTATTAAG GAAGACTCAAATATAGAGTTAATTCGATTACTAAATGAAAATGGCGTCAAAATTAACGCTGAGGATTTGCTCGAAGAAGAAACACCACTACATTACGCCGCTAAACATTCAAACATTGAGATGGGATCATTACTAATTAAAAGTGGAGTTGATGTTAAcgttaaagataaaaacgATGCGACACCTTTACATCACGCAGCTCAATGTGCaaacattgaatttgttcAACTTCTAATCGAAAATGGTGCCGAAATCAacgcaaaaaataaaaacctagAAACACCTTTACATAGTGCCGCTATCTatgaaaaatttgaaacgGGGTGTTTCCTCATTAAAAAAGGAGCTGATGTTAACGCAggaaacatttataaatacaCCCCTTTACACTTATCCACTTCAATCCCAAATTTGGAGTTGAGTCGTTTCTTAATTACGAATGGTGCGGATGTTAACGCAATAAAcgactttaaatttacaccCTTACACTTTGCTGCTGTTTCAAAAAACTTAGAACTTGGGTTAATCTTGCTTAAAAAGGGAGTGGATGTGAATGCTAAAGAAGATTATGGAAAAACCCCATTTCTTATTGCATCCaatgaatttaaaaactttgaattcgctcgatttttatttgaaaacggagccgatattaatattaaaagtgACGATGGAAAAACTGCTTTACATTGCGCAGCAAGAacgaagaatttaaaattggcCCAATTGCTTGTTGAAAACGGGTTGGATGTTAATGCTAAGAGTAATAAGGGGAGGACTCCTCTATATTATGCGATTCTCAATTGTAGgtttattgatgaaaaaatgGAGATGTGTAAATTTTTAGCTAAAAATGGGGctgttttgtaa
- the LOC111422044 gene encoding putative ankyrin repeat protein RF_0381 isoform X2: MGSLLIKSGVDVNVKDKNDATPLHHAAQCANIEFVQLLIENGAEINAKNKNLETPLHSAAIYEKFETGCFLIKKGADVNAGNIYKYTPLHLSTSIPNLELSRFLITNGADVNAINDFKFTPLHFAAVSKNLELGLILLKKGVDVNAKEDYGKTPFLIASNEFKNFEFARFLFENGADINIKSDDGKTALHCAARTKNLKLAQLLVENGLDVNAKSNKGRTPLYYAILNCRFIDEKMEMCKFLAKNGAVL; encoded by the coding sequence ATGGGATCATTACTAATTAAAAGTGGAGTTGATGTTAAcgttaaagataaaaacgATGCGACACCTTTACATCACGCAGCTCAATGTGCaaacattgaatttgttcAACTTCTAATCGAAAATGGTGCCGAAATCAacgcaaaaaataaaaacctagAAACACCTTTACATAGTGCCGCTATCTatgaaaaatttgaaacgGGGTGTTTCCTCATTAAAAAAGGAGCTGATGTTAACGCAggaaacatttataaatacaCCCCTTTACACTTATCCACTTCAATCCCAAATTTGGAGTTGAGTCGTTTCTTAATTACGAATGGTGCGGATGTTAACGCAATAAAcgactttaaatttacaccCTTACACTTTGCTGCTGTTTCAAAAAACTTAGAACTTGGGTTAATCTTGCTTAAAAAGGGAGTGGATGTGAATGCTAAAGAAGATTATGGAAAAACCCCATTTCTTATTGCATCCaatgaatttaaaaactttgaattcgctcgatttttatttgaaaacggagccgatattaatattaaaagtgACGATGGAAAAACTGCTTTACATTGCGCAGCAAGAacgaagaatttaaaattggcCCAATTGCTTGTTGAAAACGGGTTGGATGTTAATGCTAAGAGTAATAAGGGGAGGACTCCTCTATATTATGCGATTCTCAATTGTAGgtttattgatgaaaaaatgGAGATGTGTAAATTTTTAGCTAAAAATGGGGctgttttgtaa